AGTCAAACTTTTAAAGAAGAGTGCAACTTAAAATACTAGCTTCTCTGAGATAATACTACTTACATTTTCCATGTAAACTGATTCTAACAACTGACTTAGTTCTTTAGGAGATTGCCCTGAACTTGGTTTAATTTGACCTCCCCCATTTAAGCAACCTGCATTGAGGGAACATTCTTTTTCAGTTCAATACCTACCAATTTTATGGGCCTtgtgaaaaaatattgataactaacaaaaaccaacaaataaataaaatttatgaaaaaggaaaaacacgGTACCTGAAGGGCATGCCATGATTTCTAGGAAATGATAATCACATTTCCCAGTTTTAAGTTTTCGTACAATGTTCTGCAGGTTCCGGAAACCATAACAGAGAGCAAATTTCAACACTGTTTTTCCCTCCACCTGCACAGACAGATGTAGAACAGTAAGCAAGAGTACTCTTCGAAGTCCTCTTAGGAATAATTCTTAATCCTCCTACAAATCCTCTTACTAGCTTTTATGGTAAGGTTTAAATATACTTTATACTTCCAAGACAATAAATGCTTTTACTTTTCATTCAATATTTACCATAAAAGGTAGTAGGAGGATTTAGCATTACTTATCCTCTTAGCTTTGGCAGGGTACTCAATGGTAAGCAAGAGTACTCCTCCAACTCCAAGTCCTCTTGGCTTTGGCAGGGTACTCCCTTTAATTAGGATCCACAAACTCTCCAaaggaaacaaaatatcaagacTACCCAAAAAGTGAATCAACTGTTTATACTATGGTTTATTTATAGACCCAACATAGTGATACATCCTAATCTAATAATCCTATTTTGAGCCAGAATGAGATAAtccaaaataacaaataacaataaataatcccaaatcaaaaccaattttgaaaaataaatctaGATGACATATCAAAAACTAATAGCCCATTCTATCTACATCATGATATAGCATGGCATTATATCATATATACCCAGATAAACAAACTCTAGCTAAACAAGGCACAACAAACCCCTAAATTATCTTCAAGTTAATGCATAACTTTGTCCTAAAAGCGGTAACTTGTTGGTTTTTTCCTTGAAGAGGCTCTATACTTGCTAAAAGTTTATCTTACAAAATTGTCAACTTGTAAACAATTTCATCCCTCAGAGAACTAATTTGTGCAGATGAAAACATTCATTCAGGGACCAAAGCAACATAAATTGCCACTGCAGGATGAAAGAATGATAACAGCAAAGGTTGCTGGTGAAGGGATAATCATGGACTCATTCATGAAAGAATGATGACTTCAAAGAAATAAtgagagaaattaaataaaacacatAACAACCAGAAACTGTGTTGGAAATTTATCCCATCAAGAAATGGCTCTTAAAAACTACTTATTGTCCATTTTGTTACAATGCATAAATACTCAACATTTTATAGTTAGATACAGCACACAAAAGATACTAATAACAACCTTCCTCACGagcataaaaataatattataaagttCAAAAGGACTTGCCTCCAGAGTAACTTCCTGAAAATCTGAATTCCTGATGTTTTTGAAGGTCAAAGGGCCATCAATCTGTCTTCCAAAAAGTGTTTTAGCAGCATattggaaaattgtttccgcATAACCACCTGAGCTTCCACTGACCCCATAAAGGTATCCATCTTCATTAATATTTGTTAGTCTGCAAGCACCATACTACATCTGAACACCATTGTTCGACaaaaacatgaaattaaataatGGAAGCAAAAGTTAGTTTCATACATTTTGTCCAGAGTAGTCTCATCTAGGCTTTTAAAATCAACTTCTTTTGACTGTAAGATTGAACTCAAATGTGCATTAGTATACATATCATAAGTTAAAttagaagaggaaaaaaatcacaaaaaaagagGGAATGCATTAAACTTATAACCTGAATCAATTCCAAAACTTCTCCAGTTGTCAATACTGAATCTACCTCTGAAATCATGTTAATTTCACTCTCACGCCCTTCAGCATGGGACTCAAATTGGAAAACAAAGTCATCCCTAGCAGCCTCAAGCTTTTTGTCATAACAAGGCATCACGGTGACATGGTAAACTTCTTCTGGCCTGTTAAAACTTTAAACAGTCATTCAAGTGTTTTACTGTGCATATAACTCTCTGGAAATTGCATCATGCCAAAATATATCATGAGTATATGAATAACAACTGAGGCATCATAATCATCAAAAGATTAAGTGGCCTCCCTCATCTTCAAGGTAAATGTATGTTTCTTTCCATCTCAAATTATAATTTGGAACTAATATGCAACCTGAGTCCTAATTCTTGGCACACATAGTTCTTTATGATAACTCCAATTGTTTGCTGTGGACTCTTTACTGATGAAATATAAGGTAGAACAAAGGATCCAAGTTGCTTTTCAGCATAGCATATCCAACCTGCACATAGATGTTCATATCAATAACCAGAACCTATTCTGCACATTGAAAAGTAGTTCTGGTCCACAACCCTATATTTCTAACACAATGAAATAGTACGAAGCAATCACAAGTCACAACAGAAACAAGGAAAAACACAGACCATAGTCAACACAACATCCTGAAATTTCAGCTTACATTTCTACTTCAAAAGtcagaataaaaaaacttcATCCAACTTTTTTTCAAGATCTTCGACACAAGTTCATTTAACACATCACATATAACCCTTAAACATGTGCTTATTGACAACttaatatgttatataatttttaatacactTAACTTTGTTGTGTTCTTATATTTTGGATTTTGCCGAGTCATTATTCATGTGTCAAGTCATGTCACAGACACAATTTGCCAATACTATGATCTTGATAAGTTTAACTTCTATACCTGGGCAAGCTGATGCAATCATAGGTAGACTTGATTTACTCCTCTCATCTTCAACCACTTGATTTTGTCTATACCTTGTGATGAACTCCACACAAGATTCGACAAGGGTCAAATCTCTACTACAACTTGTATCAAAAATTGCCTTCACTCCCAAGGATTTAAAAAATCTTGTCAGCTTTTTGAAAGCCTGCAATGGCAAGAGTTTGACTTTCAGCCAGGGGAAACAAGAAGAAATTTGGATTTTTCTTCCCAAATTTATTTCAAGTGAGAACcctgtaaaaatattttgaaagggttaaatatatttttagcccCTGTTAAACAAATGCATTTTGGTTTTGGTCCCTATAATTTCTTTGAAGGTTTTCATCCCTCTCGAATTTGAAATCACCATATTTAGTCCCTACCGTTAACAAGATTCTATTAAGTGTTGACATGGCTAATGGAAATCCACATAGGCATCCCCATTGGCAATCGGCAATTGGCATGTGTCACTCACTTTCCACCTCAAATTGACTTTTCCAAAATTTTCCTCAAATCATGAAAACAAATGCGTAGACTTTGTAAATTAGCCAGAAAACATTATTTCGTTAGACAATGGCTAGTCGGCCAAGATAGAAGGGGAGAATGAGATGGTGACGTTGGTTTTTAGGTAATGGAGACAGAGGAGAGAGGGGGTGGCACAGGGCAGAGAAGGAAGAAGGAGAGGtggtgtgtgattcttgtgtccCAGAAAAGGGTGCAGCATA
This region of Glycine soja cultivar W05 chromosome 17, ASM419377v2, whole genome shotgun sequence genomic DNA includes:
- the LOC114393533 gene encoding protein NAR1-like, whose protein sequence is MSEKFSAALRIGDLNDFIAPSQACIVSLKGLKKNDKPEVSNAIKQVKFEPVKISLKDCLACSGCVTSAETVMLEKQSLDEFLNNINSGKAVIVSLSPQSRASIAFHFGISPIQAFKKLTRFFKSLGVKAIFDTSCSRDLTLVESCVEFITRYRQNQVVEDERSKSSLPMIASACPGWICYAEKQLGSFVLPYISSVKSPQQTIGVIIKNYVCQELGLRPEEVYHVTVMPCYDKKLEAARDDFVFQFESHAEGRESEINMISEVDSVLTTGEVLELIQSKEVDFKSLDETTLDKILTNINEDGYLYGVSGSSGGYAETIFQYAAKTLFGRQIDGPLTFKNIRNSDFQEVTLEVEGKTVLKFALCYGFRNLQNIVRKLKTGKCDYHFLEIMACPSGCLNGGGQIKPSSGQSPKELSQLLESVYMENVLVASPFDNPIVKGLYDKWLEQPGSVKAGRYMHTQYHPVEKSITSQLHNW